A stretch of Planctomycetota bacterium DNA encodes these proteins:
- a CDS encoding helix-turn-helix domain-containing protein: protein MATSTEVLRRRFFARLSDAGAIAALYDHLPTVFFYIKDDAGRFMHMNRALRRMLGVTQDRQIIGRTDYDLFRPELADQYVAEDREVAKARRTIADRVWLVPDASGVVRWFMSTKTPLVDRSGKAIGIAGVMQDIAGSGSVLGPYQQFAGVIAHVSEHFASTIHIADLAALAHLSVSQFVRRFKAQFGFTPARYVRQVRINAACRLLSETPMGLEHIAQRTGFFDASHFVKLFRKHLGQTPEAYRRRFAGRKKDRRRAHGLS from the coding sequence ATGGCGACATCGACCGAGGTTCTTCGTCGCCGGTTCTTCGCCCGATTGTCCGACGCGGGAGCGATCGCGGCGTTGTACGATCACCTGCCGACGGTCTTCTTCTACATCAAGGACGACGCCGGCCGCTTCATGCACATGAACAGGGCGCTGAGGCGGATGCTGGGCGTGACGCAGGATCGGCAGATCATCGGGCGGACGGATTACGACCTGTTTCGGCCGGAGCTGGCGGACCAGTACGTGGCGGAGGATCGCGAGGTCGCAAAGGCGCGGCGGACGATCGCCGATCGTGTCTGGCTCGTGCCGGACGCATCGGGTGTGGTGCGCTGGTTCATGTCGACCAAGACGCCGCTCGTGGATCGAAGCGGCAAGGCGATCGGCATCGCGGGCGTGATGCAGGACATCGCCGGCAGCGGGTCAGTGCTCGGGCCATATCAGCAGTTCGCGGGCGTGATCGCGCACGTGAGCGAGCATTTCGCTTCGACCATTCACATCGCGGACCTGGCGGCGCTGGCGCACCTTTCCGTGAGCCAGTTCGTGCGGCGGTTCAAGGCGCAGTTCGGATTCACCCCGGCGCGCTATGTGCGGCAGGTGCGGATCAACGCGGCTTGCCGCCTGCTCAGCGAGACGCCCATGGGCCTCGAACACATCGCGCAGCGGACGGGCTTTTTCGACGCGAGCCACTTCGTCAAGCTCTTCCGCAAACATCTGGGGCAGACGCCCGAGGCGTACCGCCGTCGATTCGCCGGCCGCAAGAAAGACCGCCGCCGGGCGCACGGATTGTCATGA
- a CDS encoding gfo/Idh/MocA family oxidoreductase, whose protein sequence is MIVASKTLNVGMIGYNFMGKAHTQAWRNAPLYFDLDAAPVTKVICGRSREPLETFADRWGWQETSTDWRQVVERDDIDIIDVSTPTATHCQIAIAAAQAGKHVFCEKPFALSSDEARRMYEAAKAAGVVHYVNHNYRRCPAVMLAKKMIDDGRIGRIFHWRGAYLQSWIVDPDFPLTWQLQKEHAGAGPHYDLNSHSVDLARFLVGDITRVSAMTSHFIRQRPLPPKGATAFAEGVKGGPKGEVTVDDAAFMTVQFANGALGSFESSRFALGRKNFNTFEIYGSEGAVAFNLERMNELQYFDRKDSADAHGFRTIIATEPVHAYMKQWWPPGHMIGYEHEFTHAVVDFVHAITRGGGIKPDFEDGWRCMQVLEAGLASAASGEHVDVGAGT, encoded by the coding sequence ATGATCGTGGCATCCAAAACGCTCAACGTCGGGATGATCGGCTACAACTTCATGGGCAAGGCCCACACGCAGGCATGGCGGAACGCGCCGCTGTACTTCGATCTCGATGCGGCGCCGGTGACGAAAGTCATCTGCGGCCGGTCGCGCGAGCCGCTCGAAACGTTCGCGGATCGGTGGGGATGGCAGGAAACTTCGACGGACTGGCGGCAGGTCGTGGAGCGCGACGACATCGACATCATCGACGTGTCGACGCCGACGGCGACGCATTGCCAGATCGCCATCGCCGCGGCGCAGGCGGGCAAGCATGTGTTCTGCGAAAAGCCGTTCGCCCTGTCGAGCGACGAAGCGCGGCGGATGTACGAGGCGGCGAAAGCGGCGGGGGTCGTGCATTACGTGAATCATAATTACCGTCGATGCCCGGCCGTGATGCTCGCGAAAAAGATGATCGACGACGGTCGCATCGGGCGGATTTTTCACTGGCGCGGGGCGTATCTTCAGTCGTGGATTGTCGATCCGGATTTCCCATTGACGTGGCAATTGCAGAAGGAGCACGCCGGGGCCGGGCCGCATTACGATTTGAATTCGCACAGCGTCGATCTGGCGCGCTTCCTCGTGGGCGACATCACGCGCGTCAGCGCGATGACGAGTCATTTCATCCGCCAGCGCCCGCTGCCGCCCAAAGGAGCGACGGCGTTCGCCGAGGGCGTCAAGGGCGGACCGAAGGGCGAAGTGACGGTCGATGATGCGGCGTTCATGACGGTTCAATTCGCCAACGGCGCGCTCGGCTCGTTCGAGTCATCGCGCTTCGCGCTGGGGCGCAAGAACTTCAACACGTTCGAAATCTACGGCTCCGAAGGCGCGGTGGCGTTCAACCTGGAGCGGATGAACGAACTGCAATATTTCGATCGGAAGGATTCGGCGGACGCGCACGGGTTTCGGACGATCATCGCGACCGAGCCGGTGCATGCGTACATGAAGCAGTGGTGGCCGCCGGGTCACATGATCGGGTATGAGCATGAGTTCACGCACGCGGTGGTGGATTTCGTGCATGCGATCACGCGCGGCGGGGGGATCAAGCCGGATTTTGAGGACGGCTGGCGCTGCATGCAGGTGCTCGAAGCGGGGCTGGCGTCGGCGGCGAGCGGGGAGCATGTTGATGTGGGCGCGGGGACTTAA